One Blastopirellula marina genomic region harbors:
- a CDS encoding HD-GYP domain-containing protein, translating to MSLPPAALALTGNTVGTFVPAVRHRLKQMSTELRNYFGTSFCLRDGSTGELMLASDDRILGDDSLLASLCPGLQREGTAAIVSEEKGCAVLAIPLRDGVSTYIATAPFRLAISGSATPEFSKLSQVLGCSLKESKQWYQAQSEWTVPALERMAAIVVSKIASDSEIERLTEEIDKVSDSLSSTYEEISLLYGLTQNLRISSSDSQLGDLALNWLLEVIPCRGLSILYQQPGRRGGQNESSGSQYEPHLLSVGECSVDAQMLSHLVKKLNLNEKRSAFVANQRITERPDWPCPEIRQIIAVPLVEGDNIFGWLFAVNHNEDKGFGTVEASLLSSVGTILGIHSGNIELYRRQSEFVTSVVRALTSAIDAKDPYTCGHSDRVARLAVRLAQEMGLDSETLNLMYMAGLLHDVGKIGIDDSVLRKPGRLTDEEYEHIKLHPELGCNILSGLKQLEAVLPVVLHHHEQWDGKGYPHKLAGETIPKLARITAVADAYDAMSSDRPYRKGMPADRVDQIFREGSGTQWDPEVIEAFFSAREDINSIMREERAGLGFDVSNWIKSLQDE from the coding sequence ATGTCGTTGCCCCCCGCAGCTCTTGCACTCACCGGTAACACGGTAGGTACGTTCGTACCTGCGGTTCGTCACCGTCTGAAGCAAATGAGCACGGAACTCCGAAACTACTTCGGTACCTCATTCTGTTTGAGGGACGGAAGTACAGGCGAGTTAATGCTGGCTTCTGACGATCGCATCCTGGGAGACGACTCACTGCTTGCTTCGCTCTGTCCTGGTCTCCAGCGCGAAGGTACCGCCGCAATTGTTTCGGAAGAGAAAGGCTGCGCCGTCCTGGCCATTCCGCTTCGTGACGGAGTGAGCACTTACATTGCAACGGCCCCATTTCGCCTGGCGATCTCTGGCAGCGCAACGCCCGAATTCAGCAAGCTTTCTCAGGTGCTGGGCTGTTCTCTCAAAGAATCCAAGCAATGGTACCAGGCCCAATCCGAATGGACCGTTCCAGCTCTCGAACGCATGGCCGCCATCGTGGTTAGCAAGATCGCGTCCGATTCGGAAATTGAACGCCTGACCGAAGAGATCGACAAAGTCTCGGATAGCTTGTCGTCGACCTACGAAGAAATCAGTCTGCTTTACGGCCTCACCCAGAACCTTCGAATTTCCAGCAGCGATTCGCAGCTTGGTGATCTGGCACTCAACTGGTTGCTCGAAGTCATTCCATGTCGCGGGCTTTCGATCCTGTATCAACAGCCTGGACGACGCGGCGGTCAGAACGAGTCTTCTGGCTCGCAGTACGAACCGCACCTGCTTTCTGTCGGAGAATGCTCTGTCGATGCTCAGATGCTTTCGCATCTGGTGAAGAAACTGAATCTGAATGAAAAGCGATCGGCATTCGTCGCGAATCAACGTATTACCGAGCGTCCCGACTGGCCCTGCCCCGAGATCCGCCAGATTATCGCGGTTCCGTTGGTTGAAGGTGACAACATCTTCGGATGGCTGTTTGCCGTCAATCACAACGAAGACAAAGGATTCGGCACGGTCGAAGCAAGCCTACTTAGCAGCGTTGGGACAATCCTTGGTATTCACAGCGGAAATATCGAACTGTATCGCCGCCAGTCCGAGTTCGTTACCAGCGTGGTTCGCGCCTTGACCTCGGCGATTGACGCCAAAGACCCATACACATGCGGTCATAGCGATCGTGTTGCCCGACTTGCCGTTCGCCTGGCACAAGAGATGGGTCTGGACAGCGAGACCCTCAACTTGATGTACATGGCCGGGCTGTTGCACGACGTCGGTAAGATCGGCATCGACGATAGTGTCCTTCGCAAGCCAGGCCGCCTAACGGACGAAGAATACGAACACATCAAGCTTCACCCGGAACTGGGCTGCAATATCCTTTCGGGATTGAAGCAATTAGAAGCCGTGCTCCCCGTTGTTCTGCACCACCACGAACAATGGGACGGTAAGGGATATCCTCACAAGCTGGCTGGGGAAACCATTCCGAAATTGGCCCGTATCACTGCGGTGGCCGATGCCTACGATGCTATGTCCAGCGATCGACCATACCGCAAAGGGATGCCAGCGGATCGTGTCGATCAAATCTTCCGCGAAGGCTCCGGCACCCAATGGGATCCAGAAGTCATCGAAGCATTCTTCTCGGCTCGAGAAGACATCAACAGTATTATGCGTGAAGAACGTGCTGGCCTGGGCTTCGACGTCAGCAACTGGATCAAGTCGCTTCAAGACGAATAG
- a CDS encoding DUF1598 domain-containing protein, with amino-acid sequence MASLILALSMHASFSQAVYGQEVSNSKVALDKVQSFSRVGEFTRAFQEIANVEDAALRDEGHSSIARMQMKAGLIQAAVETASYIEDDVNRSELLSEAQTARSKAPVARGGGVTPDFDQLIDLITTTVEPESWEELGGPGSIAPFPTGVYVDSQGTLKRITQLSNDSLLSDIHDTSKILSANNDAAAESVLRKVSLTRLEKEAQLRWAIGRDPSDTMLNMAGIYEVKYLLVYPETGEIVIAGPAGPWHANAEGRHVNIATGRPVLQLDDLVVLLRNAIDEHGKFGCAITPTQQGLKSAQEYIDVTSAKPLHPRQRDQWLKGLQAAVGKQDITVHGVNPDTRVGQIIVEADYHMKRIGMGLEDGTAGVPSYLEMVTIPPGGSPPPMDVLRWWFTLDYRNISVTKERDAFALQGPGVKVLSENEHLDAQGQRIHTNTSTALNATFARNFSTNYASLAVKYPIYAELKNVFDLAMITSLIEKERLADQVGWNLTHFGPDGGYQVATGSAPKVVDSIMNMRIIDKKHIIAGVSGGVNFDPSEMLTDEKMSVDEYGLMTADHKSGNVPQTIKHHGWWWD; translated from the coding sequence GTGGCAAGTCTGATTCTTGCTCTGTCGATGCATGCTTCCTTCAGCCAAGCCGTTTATGGCCAGGAAGTATCCAATTCGAAAGTTGCGCTGGACAAGGTCCAATCGTTTAGCCGCGTCGGTGAATTCACGCGAGCATTCCAGGAAATCGCTAACGTCGAAGACGCAGCCCTGCGCGACGAGGGGCACTCGTCGATCGCCCGTATGCAAATGAAGGCCGGGCTAATCCAGGCCGCCGTCGAAACGGCTTCTTATATTGAAGATGACGTCAATCGCTCTGAGCTTCTCTCGGAAGCACAAACCGCTCGAAGTAAGGCCCCGGTGGCGCGAGGCGGGGGTGTTACTCCTGACTTCGATCAGTTGATTGATCTGATCACGACCACGGTCGAGCCCGAAAGCTGGGAAGAACTGGGTGGCCCAGGCTCCATCGCCCCCTTCCCTACCGGTGTCTACGTCGACTCCCAAGGCACATTGAAGCGAATCACTCAACTCTCCAATGATTCGCTTCTCTCGGATATCCATGACACATCCAAGATCCTTTCTGCTAACAATGACGCCGCCGCCGAGTCCGTTCTCCGGAAGGTTTCGTTAACGCGTCTGGAAAAGGAAGCTCAACTCCGCTGGGCCATCGGTCGCGATCCAAGCGACACCATGTTGAACATGGCTGGCATCTACGAAGTCAAATACTTGTTGGTCTACCCGGAAACAGGCGAGATTGTGATCGCCGGCCCGGCTGGCCCTTGGCATGCCAACGCCGAAGGACGCCACGTGAACATCGCGACGGGTCGCCCCGTGCTACAACTGGATGACCTGGTTGTCTTGCTTCGCAACGCGATCGATGAGCATGGCAAGTTTGGCTGTGCGATCACGCCGACACAGCAGGGGCTGAAGAGTGCCCAAGAGTACATCGACGTGACTTCCGCCAAGCCGCTACATCCTCGGCAACGCGATCAATGGCTGAAAGGTCTCCAAGCGGCCGTTGGCAAGCAGGACATCACCGTCCATGGCGTCAACCCAGACACGCGAGTCGGCCAGATCATTGTCGAAGCCGACTACCACATGAAGCGGATTGGCATGGGCTTGGAAGACGGAACGGCCGGGGTTCCCAGCTATCTTGAGATGGTCACCATTCCTCCTGGCGGCAGCCCGCCACCAATGGATGTTCTGCGTTGGTGGTTCACGCTCGATTACCGTAACATCAGTGTCACCAAAGAGCGAGACGCGTTCGCCCTGCAAGGTCCTGGCGTCAAAGTGTTGAGCGAGAACGAGCACCTCGACGCGCAAGGCCAGCGAATTCACACGAACACCAGCACAGCTCTCAATGCCACGTTCGCACGCAATTTTTCGACGAACTACGCCTCGCTTGCCGTGAAGTACCCAATCTATGCCGAGCTCAAGAACGTCTTTGATCTCGCCATGATTACCTCGCTAATCGAGAAAGAACGATTGGCTGATCAAGTCGGCTGGAACCTGACCCACTTCGGTCCCGACGGCGGCTACCAGGTTGCTACCGGTTCGGCTCCGAAGGTCGTCGACTCGATCATGAACATGAGGATAATCGACAAGAAGCACATCATTGCCGGCGTGAGTGGCGGCGTGAACTTCGATCCCTCAGAAATGCTCACCGACGAAAAGATGTCTGTTGATGAGTACGGCTTG
- a CDS encoding Hpt domain-containing protein: MTVTNQQQLIYSEFGNDEDLGELVEMFVDEIPNRVQSMLDAAEHSNWEELGRIAHQMKGAAGSYGFGDVTAIAAVLENACRESAPAESIQRGLQDLVSMCLRMRAGTPD; encoded by the coding sequence ATGACAGTGACGAACCAGCAACAGCTGATCTATTCCGAATTCGGCAACGACGAGGATCTGGGCGAACTTGTGGAAATGTTCGTCGACGAGATCCCTAATCGTGTTCAAAGCATGCTTGATGCTGCCGAGCACTCGAATTGGGAAGAACTAGGACGCATCGCCCACCAAATGAAGGGGGCCGCTGGTAGCTATGGTTTTGGCGATGTCACGGCGATTGCGGCTGTTCTGGAAAACGCCTGCCGCGAAAGTGCTCCGGCTGAGTCGATTCAACGTGGTCTGCAAGACCTGGTGAGCATGTGTCTTCGGATGCGTGCTGGTACGCCTGACTAA
- a CDS encoding SDR family oxidoreductase, which produces MSIGLPLLITGVPGVPGYNALYHFRHKFPQHVVGIRPTDNWRLEGEQIIPCDMEDIDALKRLFDEYQFKSVLHCAGSCALKSCELDPAMAWRINLEGTRNLLHILEGTDTRLIHLSIDLVFSGDSGEGSMLETDSTDPVTVYGKTMAAAESLVSLIRPDATILRISLPMGVSFNGHAGAIDWIQSRFKKNRPATLYFDEVRTPTYTDCMNLAFEEILSRDMPGIYHAGGPVRLSLYEIAQIVNRVGGYDPELLMGCMRIEAGPVPPRAGNVAMNSEKLTDHLGFGPFHGWPFDERYIPTHRDWHYDRPADESGNPELLKRILYCNPLRDEGIIRPPFS; this is translated from the coding sequence ATGTCTATCGGACTTCCTTTGTTAATTACTGGCGTTCCCGGAGTGCCCGGTTACAACGCGCTGTATCACTTCCGACACAAATTTCCACAACATGTGGTAGGGATTCGCCCTACCGACAACTGGCGGCTGGAAGGTGAGCAGATCATTCCATGCGATATGGAAGACATCGATGCCCTCAAACGCCTGTTTGACGAGTATCAGTTCAAGTCGGTGCTGCACTGTGCCGGTAGCTGTGCCCTCAAGTCGTGCGAATTAGATCCCGCCATGGCTTGGCGGATCAATCTGGAAGGGACCCGGAACCTCCTTCATATTCTCGAGGGTACCGATACTCGCCTGATCCATCTTTCGATCGACCTGGTCTTTAGCGGCGATTCTGGCGAGGGGAGTATGCTCGAGACCGACTCAACCGATCCGGTAACGGTCTACGGTAAAACGATGGCGGCCGCTGAAAGCCTGGTATCTTTGATACGACCAGATGCAACGATTTTGAGGATTTCGTTGCCGATGGGAGTCAGTTTCAATGGCCACGCTGGTGCGATCGACTGGATTCAGTCCCGTTTCAAAAAGAACCGTCCTGCGACGCTCTATTTCGACGAGGTTCGCACGCCTACCTACACCGACTGCATGAACCTGGCATTCGAGGAGATTCTCTCGCGAGACATGCCGGGGATCTATCATGCCGGAGGACCTGTGCGGCTGAGTCTTTACGAGATTGCCCAAATCGTTAATCGAGTTGGGGGCTACGATCCAGAACTGCTCATGGGCTGTATGCGGATCGAAGCTGGTCCCGTTCCTCCGCGGGCCGGCAATGTCGCGATGAACTCGGAGAAACTGACAGACCATCTCGGTTTCGGGCCGTTTCACGGCTGGCCCTTTGACGAGCGTTACATTCCCACGCATCGAGATTGGCACTACGATCGCCCCGCCGATGAGTCGGGAAATCCCGAACTACTCAAGCGGATTCTGTACTGCAATCCGCTTCGTGACGAAGGGATCATACGCCCCCCATTTTCGTAG
- a CDS encoding lactate racemase domain-containing protein, translating to MPLSTPFGDNATSQCEIAAEHLLANLQSDSLPATDLAETIATALSHPTGFPDLADASVPGDIILFAFGKEVSDVEDVTRGVVRYAQQANLTDRQFQFLLPHETPSPVVELLKPIVAPLGDHAEIHVHQPHDQKANSFLTSTQENRAIILNRHLCDADVVIPVGVARHDGRFNTFGAFSSIYPTYSDIDSLKRWNSPLFVTRPQRRKRRTAEIEEIRQLLGISVNCLLFPARGGGYSHAVYGEASQVQALADQQLAEHWQPSVPTLAGAVIALVTGGQLGQTWENAARALANVEDLVRPGGAIILATEIRQRPGLAMAQMAESLEFTDFEMLMRKSRSEDAAIALQFAKTLSQCKIYFRSALSEEILDQLDLIPVESDDECRKICEHYQDVVVVHDAQCMSLRLAESGLPS from the coding sequence ATGCCCCTCTCGACTCCGTTTGGCGACAATGCAACTTCGCAGTGCGAAATCGCTGCCGAGCATCTGTTGGCAAATCTTCAATCCGATTCTCTGCCGGCAACCGATCTTGCTGAGACCATCGCAACTGCGCTGAGTCATCCCACCGGCTTTCCCGACTTGGCCGATGCCTCGGTTCCCGGCGATATCATTCTGTTCGCGTTTGGCAAAGAAGTAAGCGACGTCGAAGACGTTACCCGCGGCGTGGTGCGTTATGCCCAACAGGCGAATCTGACGGATCGTCAGTTTCAGTTTCTGTTGCCCCACGAGACCCCTTCGCCTGTCGTCGAGCTGTTGAAGCCGATAGTTGCTCCACTGGGGGATCACGCAGAAATCCACGTGCACCAGCCGCACGATCAGAAGGCCAATTCGTTTCTCACATCGACCCAAGAGAATCGAGCCATCATCCTGAACCGCCACTTGTGCGATGCCGATGTGGTAATTCCTGTCGGGGTCGCTCGACACGACGGCAGGTTCAATACGTTCGGAGCCTTCTCGTCGATCTATCCGACGTACTCGGATATCGATTCGCTCAAACGCTGGAATTCCCCCTTGTTCGTGACAAGGCCGCAACGTCGCAAGCGTCGTACGGCCGAGATCGAAGAGATCCGCCAACTACTTGGGATCTCGGTGAACTGTCTGTTGTTTCCTGCTCGGGGCGGTGGTTATTCGCATGCCGTTTACGGCGAGGCATCGCAGGTCCAGGCATTGGCCGACCAACAATTGGCCGAGCACTGGCAACCGAGCGTGCCGACACTTGCCGGAGCAGTGATTGCCTTGGTGACCGGTGGTCAGCTAGGGCAGACATGGGAAAACGCAGCCAGGGCCCTGGCAAACGTCGAAGACCTTGTCCGGCCAGGCGGGGCTATTATCCTGGCGACGGAGATTCGCCAACGCCCAGGTCTGGCGATGGCGCAAATGGCCGAATCGCTTGAGTTCACCGATTTTGAAATGCTCATGCGAAAGTCTCGCAGCGAAGATGCGGCCATCGCGTTGCAGTTCGCCAAGACTTTGTCCCAGTGCAAGATCTACTTCCGTAGTGCACTCTCGGAAGAGATCTTGGATCAACTCGATCTGATTCCCGTCGAGTCCGACGACGAATGTCGCAAGATCTGTGAACACTATCAAGACGTCGTCGTCGTGCACGACGCGCAATGCATGTCGCTTCGTCTGGCCGAGTCTGGCCTGCCATCGTAA
- a CDS encoding TRAFAC clade GTPase domain-containing protein produces the protein MTKRVLVAMDSYRLAECAVPLACYICGTDNNYNTELCRHCAAPLALSHQARTQGVRPQMVAVLGTAAAGKTVYLGMLLDMLTRQNGRVQVLARGAFSITLQQRTMMALSSCRFPEKTPNEPDRWNWVHCQAKVNSKKNPMELIMPDMAGEAILEEIDHPNAYPAIHSFLEKCSAVILLADTDRIERGGAEQNYFLMKLITYLSEQDNRKARGKSTRPVAIVFSKADRCEPCFDNPELYAKEKTPNLWQQVQQRFTNYGFFASGVAGSVGFREEPGEGTSAVPLRIEPRGIVEPFEWLVRKI, from the coding sequence ATGACCAAGCGTGTCCTCGTAGCTATGGATTCGTATCGACTCGCGGAATGCGCTGTGCCGTTGGCATGTTACATCTGCGGTACCGATAACAATTACAACACCGAACTTTGTCGCCACTGCGCCGCCCCTTTGGCCTTGTCGCACCAGGCACGCACCCAAGGTGTTCGCCCACAAATGGTTGCCGTTTTGGGTACCGCAGCGGCAGGTAAAACCGTTTACCTGGGCATGCTGTTGGATATGCTCACCCGGCAAAACGGCCGCGTTCAAGTGCTTGCCCGGGGTGCGTTCTCGATCACGCTTCAGCAGCGCACGATGATGGCGCTTTCGAGTTGCCGGTTTCCGGAGAAGACCCCCAATGAACCTGATCGCTGGAACTGGGTGCACTGCCAGGCCAAGGTGAACTCGAAGAAGAACCCCATGGAACTGATCATGCCGGACATGGCCGGGGAAGCGATCTTGGAAGAGATCGATCACCCTAACGCTTATCCGGCGATTCACTCCTTCCTGGAAAAGTGCTCGGCCGTGATCCTGCTGGCCGACACCGACCGAATCGAGCGAGGTGGGGCCGAACAGAATTACTTCCTGATGAAGCTGATCACCTATCTGAGTGAGCAAGATAACCGCAAGGCTCGCGGGAAAAGCACGCGACCGGTTGCGATTGTTTTCTCGAAGGCCGATCGCTGCGAACCATGTTTCGATAATCCTGAACTGTATGCCAAAGAGAAGACGCCCAATCTGTGGCAACAGGTTCAACAACGTTTTACTAACTATGGATTCTTTGCCTCTGGTGTCGCTGGCTCGGTCGGGTTCCGCGAAGAGCCAGGGGAAGGTACTTCCGCCGTACCGCTGCGGATCGAGCCGCGCGGCATCGTAGAACCGTTTGAATGGCTCGTACGCAAAATCTAG
- a CDS encoding formylglycine-generating enzyme family protein yields MNRYVVGGAGVASVVVLMSLTWLFGSFSWALATTVLLSAIGSGYFAYRQFTQKFSAQPATSHAAPEKVASHKVAATASTGNANDSQSLARKMLDQGRYTLLLRPQIAESIPPKLLQRAQAMLDDAMTLVPGGETIVGKGANSSPDLPDHLDGRIVQVEGFYLDRYQVTNEEYFRFVENGGYEQISLWDPEIVPALLDFVDLTGEPGPRFWKNGKYLSGQAQHPVVGVCWYEAAAYARWVGKRLPTDPEWVKSGSWPVPLPGARPIQRKFPWGEAFDQNKCNLWGSGHGGTVPVEKYDEGMSVGGANQLIGNVWEWTSSRFGAWQSSASPLVLDASMRSIRGGAFDTYFETQATCDFQSGDKAVARKRNLGFRCAIGICDLIPDQSMQAEEHPAQVETQEYAEVAQ; encoded by the coding sequence ATGAATCGCTATGTAGTAGGGGGAGCCGGCGTAGCAAGCGTAGTCGTATTGATGTCGCTAACGTGGCTCTTCGGCAGCTTCTCTTGGGCTCTGGCTACGACAGTTCTTCTTTCTGCTATCGGCAGCGGTTACTTTGCCTATCGACAATTCACACAGAAGTTTTCCGCACAACCAGCTACCAGTCATGCGGCACCTGAAAAGGTGGCATCGCACAAAGTCGCGGCAACAGCAAGCACTGGTAATGCGAACGACTCGCAATCCCTGGCTCGGAAAATGCTCGACCAAGGACGCTACACGTTGCTTTTGCGTCCTCAGATTGCCGAGAGCATTCCGCCTAAACTATTGCAGCGTGCTCAAGCGATGCTTGATGACGCGATGACGCTCGTTCCAGGTGGAGAAACCATTGTTGGCAAGGGAGCCAACAGTTCTCCCGATTTGCCGGATCATCTCGACGGACGCATTGTGCAAGTCGAAGGCTTCTATCTCGATCGCTACCAGGTTACCAACGAAGAATACTTTCGATTTGTCGAGAATGGCGGTTACGAACAAATCTCGCTTTGGGATCCGGAGATTGTTCCGGCACTGCTTGACTTTGTTGATCTCACCGGAGAACCAGGCCCTCGCTTCTGGAAGAACGGCAAATACCTTTCGGGACAAGCCCAACATCCAGTGGTCGGCGTCTGTTGGTATGAAGCCGCAGCCTATGCCCGATGGGTCGGAAAACGCTTGCCAACGGATCCCGAGTGGGTCAAGTCAGGTAGCTGGCCGGTGCCGCTGCCAGGTGCGCGACCAATTCAACGCAAATTCCCCTGGGGCGAAGCATTCGATCAAAACAAATGCAATCTCTGGGGCAGTGGGCATGGTGGCACGGTTCCCGTCGAAAAGTATGACGAAGGCATGAGCGTTGGTGGTGCTAATCAACTGATTGGAAACGTCTGGGAATGGACTTCCAGTCGCTTCGGTGCCTGGCAATCCAGTGCTTCGCCACTGGTGCTCGATGCTTCGATGCGAAGTATTCGTGGCGGAGCTTTCGATACCTATTTCGAGACCCAGGCCACGTGCGATTTTCAAAGTGGCGACAAGGCCGTCGCTCGTAAACGAAACCTTGGGTTTCGCTGTGCTATTGGAATCTGTGATCTGATCCCTGACCAGTCGATGCAAGCCGAGGAGCACCCGGCCCAGGTCGAGACTCAAGAATATGCTGAGGTGGCCCAATGA
- a CDS encoding YgfZ/GcvT domain-containing protein translates to MNGTISWVSSPLTCQIQVSGPSHVRFMQGLCSNDVVQTAIGVSCEAYIPSVQGKTLAHGFLEKYDDRIVFLGLGQQSEALLPHLQKYSMIEDVEVTDQSDTKNAIFIWGEDATAWLKEKLEVSDLPDLLQHRSVSWEGATIEIFRTPILQEDSYELSGPNVESLVQGIEPSAEAFEQKRIAGCFPIHGIDIGSEHLAQEVNRDDTAISFKKGCYLGQETVARIDAMGHVNKKLVAVHWLSEPVPEELPAAIVVDGKEVGRLTSLACIDGQYWGLAMIRRGLNVVGTRIDSENGSLEVANYSS, encoded by the coding sequence ATGAACGGCACCATTTCTTGGGTATCGTCTCCGCTGACATGTCAGATTCAGGTCAGCGGCCCCAGTCACGTACGATTCATGCAGGGGCTATGCTCGAACGATGTCGTGCAAACAGCCATCGGCGTGAGCTGCGAAGCCTACATTCCTTCGGTGCAAGGCAAAACTCTTGCCCATGGTTTTCTGGAGAAGTACGACGATCGGATCGTGTTTCTAGGATTGGGACAACAAAGCGAGGCGTTACTACCGCACTTGCAGAAGTACTCCATGATCGAAGACGTGGAAGTCACCGACCAAAGCGATACAAAAAATGCGATTTTCATTTGGGGGGAGGATGCCACCGCGTGGTTAAAAGAAAAGCTTGAGGTAAGCGATCTGCCTGATTTGCTGCAGCATCGATCGGTCAGTTGGGAGGGAGCGACGATCGAGATCTTCCGAACACCTATTCTGCAGGAAGACTCGTACGAGCTTTCAGGCCCCAACGTTGAAAGCCTGGTGCAGGGGATCGAGCCATCTGCGGAAGCGTTTGAACAGAAACGTATTGCCGGCTGCTTTCCGATCCATGGGATCGATATTGGTAGCGAGCATCTCGCCCAGGAAGTCAATCGCGACGATACGGCGATTAGCTTCAAGAAGGGGTGTTATCTCGGGCAGGAAACGGTCGCGCGAATCGACGCGATGGGGCACGTCAACAAGAAGCTTGTGGCAGTGCACTGGCTGAGTGAGCCTGTTCCGGAAGAGTTGCCAGCGGCAATTGTCGTCGACGGCAAAGAAGTGGGGCGGCTTACCTCGCTGGCATGTATCGATGGCCAGTATTGGGGACTGGCCATGATCCGCCGAGGTTTGAACGTTGTAGGGACACGAATCGATTCGGAAAACGGTTCGCTGGAAGTCGCGAACTATTCGTCTTGA
- a CDS encoding aminopeptidase: MDPRFEKLAKVIVQYSGRVQPGQLVRITGATVTEPLMIAVYREVVRAGAHPEISIVPDECKRIMLEEGSDEQLSYENPLLLHAVDTIDCSIGIWGQKNSKALSSISPQKSALQSQARKTYFNKFLGRAADGSLNWVGTQFPCESSAQDAEMSLSEYEDFVFRGGFLNEDDPVALWKKLSIQQQKLADFLMTKKEIRFVTPQGTDLTLGVEGRKWINCDGHENFPDGEVFTGPIETATQGIVKYSFPAVHGGRESDGIELTFRDGRVVEAKASKGEDFLIAMLDQDAGARVLGEIAIGTNYAIQEYSRNTLFDEKIGGTFHAAVGTAYPESGGTNESGLHWDMVCDLRQGGQIFVDGELISENGRFLNPEFPQPLT; the protein is encoded by the coding sequence ATGGACCCTCGTTTTGAAAAACTCGCCAAGGTAATCGTTCAATACTCTGGCCGCGTGCAGCCAGGGCAACTCGTGCGGATCACAGGAGCAACTGTCACCGAACCTCTGATGATCGCCGTGTATCGAGAAGTCGTCCGTGCTGGTGCCCATCCCGAAATCTCGATCGTGCCAGATGAGTGCAAGCGGATCATGCTCGAAGAAGGTTCAGACGAACAACTTTCGTATGAGAACCCTCTACTACTGCACGCCGTCGATACGATCGATTGCTCGATCGGAATATGGGGCCAGAAGAACTCCAAGGCTCTCTCTTCCATCTCACCACAGAAGAGCGCCCTACAGAGCCAGGCTCGCAAGACGTATTTCAACAAGTTTCTCGGTCGTGCCGCCGATGGTTCGTTGAATTGGGTCGGTACACAATTCCCTTGTGAATCCTCCGCACAAGATGCCGAGATGTCGCTGTCTGAATACGAAGACTTCGTCTTTCGAGGGGGTTTTCTCAATGAAGACGACCCGGTCGCTCTGTGGAAGAAACTAAGCATCCAGCAGCAAAAGCTGGCCGATTTCCTGATGACCAAAAAAGAGATTCGGTTTGTTACGCCTCAGGGAACGGACCTGACGCTGGGCGTCGAAGGACGCAAGTGGATCAACTGCGATGGGCACGAAAACTTCCCAGACGGCGAAGTCTTCACCGGCCCCATCGAGACGGCCACGCAGGGGATCGTCAAATACAGTTTCCCGGCCGTGCATGGTGGCCGCGAATCAGACGGTATCGAACTGACTTTCCGCGATGGACGCGTTGTCGAAGCGAAGGCATCCAAGGGAGAAGACTTCCTGATTGCCATGCTCGATCAAGATGCTGGCGCGCGTGTGCTAGGCGAAATTGCCATCGGCACGAACTACGCGATTCAGGAGTATTCCAGGAATACCTTGTTCGACGAAAAGATCGGCGGCACCTTCCATGCCGCCGTCGGAACTGCCTATCCTGAGTCAGGCGGCACGAATGAGTCGGGCCTGCATTGGGATATGGTTTGCGACCTCCGCCAAGGTGGGCAGATATTCGTCGACGGAGAGTTGATCAGCGAGAATGGACGCTTCCTGAACCCAGAATTCCCTCAGCCGTTGACTTAG